From one Triticum urartu cultivar G1812 chromosome 3, Tu2.1, whole genome shotgun sequence genomic stretch:
- the LOC125545307 gene encoding alpha-glucan phosphorylase, H isozyme — protein MSAADKVKPAASPASEDPSAIAGNISYHAQYSPHFSPLAFGPEQAFYATAESVRDHLLQRWNDTYLHFHKTDPKQTYYLSMEYLQGRALTNAVGNLAITGAYADALKKFGYELEAIAGQERDAALGNGGLGRLASCFLDSMATLNLPSWGYGLRYRYGLFKQRIAKEGQEEIAEDWLDKFSPWEIVRHDVVYPIRFFGHVEISPDGKRKWAGGEVLNALAYDVPIPGYKTKNAISLRLWDATATAEDFNLFQFNDGQYESAAQLHSRAQQICAVLYPGDATEEGKLLRLKQQYFLCSASLQDIIFRFKERKADRVSGKWSEFPSKVAVQMNDTHPTLAIPELMRLLMDVEGLGWDEAWAVTNKTVAYTNHTVLPEALEKWSQAVMRKLLPRHMEIIEEIDKRFREMVISTRKDMEGKIESMRVLDNNPEKPVVRMANLCVVAGHTVNGVAELHSNILKQELFADYVSIWPNKFQNKTNGITPRRWLRFCNPELSEIVTKWLKTDQWTSNLDLLTGLRKFADDEKLHAEWAAAKLASKKRLAKHVLDVTGVTIDPNSLFDIQIKRIHEYKRQLMNILGAVYRYKKLKEMSAADRQKVTPRTVMVGGKAFATYTNAKRIVKLVNDVGAVVNNDADVNKYLKVVFIPNYNVSVAEVLIPGSELSQHISTAGMEASGTSNMKFSLNGCVIIGTLDGANVEIREEVGQDNFFLFGAKADQVAGLRKDRENGLFKPDPRFEEAKQFIRSGAFGTYDYTPLLDSLEGNTGFGRGDYFLVGYDFPSYIDAQARVDEAYKDKKKWIKMSILNTAGSGKFSSDRTIDQYAKEIWGISACPVP, from the exons ATGAGTGCGGCGGACAAGGTGAAGCCGGCGGCCAGCCCCGCGTCGGAGGACCCCTCCGCCATCGCCGGCAACATCTCCTACCACGCGCAGTACAGCCCCCACTTCTCGCCGCTCGCCTTCGGCCCCGAGCAGGCCTTCTACGCCACCGCCGAGAGCGTCCGCGACCACCTCCTCCAG AGATGGAACGACACCTACCTGCATTTCCACAAGACGGATCCCAAGCAGACCTACTACCTCTCCATGGAGTACCTGCAGGGCCGCGCGCTCACCAACGCCGTCGGCAACCTCGCCATCACCGGCGCCTACGCTGACGCCCTGAAGAAGTTCGGCTACGAGCTCGAGGCCATCGCTGGACAG GAGAGAGATGCGGCTCTGGGAAATGGTGGCTTGGGCAGGCTTGCATCTTGCTTTTTGGATTCAATGGCAACGCTGAACTTGCCTTCTTGGGGCTATGGCCTTCGTTACCGTTATGGCCTGTTCAAGCAGCGCATTGCCAAGGAAGGACAAGAAGAAATCGCTGAAGATTGGCTTGAT AAGTTTAGCCCATGGGAGATTGTCAGGCATGATGTTGTATACCCAATCAGATTTTTCGGCCATGTCGAGATTTCGCCAGATGGAAA GCGGAAATGGGCCGGTGGAGAAGTTCTGAACGCTTTAGCCTATGATGTGCCAATTCCTGGGTACAAGACAAAAAATGCAATCAGTCTTCGCCTTTGGGATGCAACAGCTACTGCTGAGGATTTCAACTTATTTCAGTTCAATGATGGCCAGTATGAGTCAGCTGCTCAACTTCACTCGAGGGCACAGCAG ATATGTGCTGTTCTCTATCCTGGTGATGCTACAGAAGAAGGGAAGCTTCTGAGATTAAAGCAGCAGTATTTCCTTTGCAGCGCATCACTTCAG GATATTATTTTCAGATTCAAAGAAAGAAAAGCTGACAGAGTTTCAGGGAAGTGGAGTGAGTTCCCTTCCAAAGTTGCTGTTCAAATGAATGACACTCATCCAACTCTTGCCATTCCTGAGCTAATGAGGTTGCTTATGGACGTGGAGGGACTTGGTTGGGACGAAGCCTGGGCTGTCACAAATAA GACGGTTGCTTACACCAATCACACGGTTCTTCCTGAAGCTCTTGAGAAATGGTCACAGGCTGTAATGAGGAAATTGCTTCCACGTCACATGGAAATCATTGAGGAAATTGACAAGCGG TTTAGAGAAATGGTAATCTCCACCCGGAAGGATATGGAGGGAAAGATCGAATCGATGAGGGTTTTAGATAACAATCCCGAGAAGCCAGTAGTGCGGATGGCGAATTTGTGTGTTGTGGCTGGGCATACG GTGAATGGAGTGGCCGAGTTGCACAGCAACATCTTGAAACAAGAGCTGTTTGCAGATTATGTCTCTATTTGGCCTAACAAATTCCAGAACAAAACTAATGGAATTACACCACGTAGATGGCTCCGTTTTTGCAACCCTGAGTTGAGTGAAATAGTCACTAAATGGCTAAAAACAGATCAGTGGACAAGCAACCTTGATCTTCTCACCGGGCTTCGGAAA TTCGCAGATGATGAAAAACTACATGCTGAGTGGGCAGCAGCCAAGCTGGCCAGCAAAAAGCGCCTAGCCAAGCATGTATTGGATGTGACTGGTGTTACAATTGACCCAAATAGCCTTTTTGATATACAAATTAAACGCATCCACGAATACAAGAGACAGCTGATGAACATTTTGGGAGCTGTGTACAGATACAAGAAGTTAAAG GAAATGAGCGCAGCAGACAGGCAGAAGGTTACACCGCGCACTGTCATGGTAGGAGGGAAAGCATTTGCAACATACACCAACGCCAAAAGAATAGTGAAATTGGTAAATGATGTTGGTGCTGTGGTGAACAACGATGCTGACGTCAACAAATATCTGAAG GTGGTGTTCATTCCAAACTACAATGTATCAGTGGCTGAAGTGCTCATTCCTGGCAGTGAACTGTCACAGCACATCAGTACTGCAGGCATGGAAGCAAGTGGAACAAGTAACATGAAGTTCTCTCTGAATGGCTGTGTTATCATTGGAACTCTCGATGGAGCCAATGTTGAAATCAGAGAAGAAGTGGGACAAGACAACTTCTTCCTTTTCGGTGCCAAAGCAGATCAGGTTGCTGGTCTGAGGAAGGATAGAGAAAATGGCTTG TTCAAGCCAGACCCACGCTTCGAAGAAGCCAAGCAGTTTATCAGGAGTGGTGCTTTCGGCACCTACGACTACACTCCTCTCTTGGATTCCCTTGAAGGGAACACTGGATTTGGGCGTGGTGACTACTTCCTTGTTGGCTATGACTTCCCAAGCTACATTGATGCACAGGCCCGGGTTGATGAAGCCTACAA GGACAAGAAGAAATGGATCAAGATGTCCATCTTGAACACGGCTGGAAGCGGCAAGTTCAGCAGCGACCGCACCATCGACCAATATGCGAAGGAGATCTGGGGCATTTCGGCTTGCCCTGTTCCATGA
- the LOC125545309 gene encoding probable anion transporter 3, chloroplastic — translation MAPPGPGQLLPLTRSLLPPSAPPFLSGRRRLPPPARAQTSRPPPWQPHSLLCPAPLQPLRPLARNRTRPVAAPPGASAAGGGEAQALAAEFMTSERVKVAAMLGLALALCNADRVVMSVAIVPLSQAYGWTPSFAGVVQSSFLWGYLISPIIGGALVDYYGGKRVMAYGVALWSFATFLSPWAAARSLWLFISTRILLGVAEGVALPCMNNMVLRWFPRTERSSAVGIAMAGFQLGNTIGLLLSPIIMSRTGTFGPFVIFGLFGFLWVLVWISAITGTPGEHPQISAYELEYITKGQKLVKPQVQGEKLKKIPPFRNLLSKWPTWALISANAMHSWGYFVILSWMPVYFKTIFHVNLREAAWFSAIPWVMMAVLGYVAGVVSDTLIRNGTSITLTRKIMQTIGFVGPGIALIGLNAAKSPAIASAWLTIAVGLKSFGHSGFLVNFQEIAPQYAGVLHGMANTSGTFAAILGTIGAGFFVDRMGSFRGFLTLTSLLYFSSALFWDIFATGERVDFDGTS, via the exons ATGGCCCCTCCCGGTCCCGGCCAACTGCTCCCCTTGACCCGCTCGCTCCTGCCTCCCTCCGCTCCCCCCTTCCTCTCCGGCCGCCGTCGCCTGCCTCCTCCCGCCCGCGCTCAAACCTCGCGTCCGCCTCCATGGCAGCCCCACAGCCTCCTGTGTCCCGCTCCCCTCCAGCCGCTCCGCCCTCTCGCCAGGAACAGGACCCGCCCCGTTGCTGCGCCTCCTGGGGCCTCCGCCGCCGGCGGAGGCGAGGCGCAGGCCCTGGCGGCGGAGTTCATGACGTCTGAGAGGGTGAAGGTGGCGGCGATGCTGGGGCTGGCCCTCGCGCTCTGCAACGCCGACCGCGTCGTCATGTCCGTGGCCATCGTCCCGCTCTCCCAGGCGTACGGGTGGACCCCTTCCTTCGCCGGCGTCGTGCAG TCATCCTTCCTTTGGGGATATCTGATATCACCTATAATCGGTGGAGCGCTTGTTGACTACTATGGCGGGAAGCGAGTCATGGCATATGGTGTGGCTTTATGGTCCTTCGCTACATTCCTTTCCCCTTGGGCAGCTGCACGCTCACTGTGGTTGTTCATCTCAACGAGAATTCTGCTCGGTGTTGCAGAAGGAGTGGCATTGCCATGTATGAACAATATGGTGCTGAG GTGGTTTCCTCGTACTGAACGATCTAGTGCCGTGGGGATCGCTATGGCTGGCTTTCAGCTTGGAAATACCATCGGCTTACTTCTTTCCCCTATTATCATGTCACGAACTGGAACATTTGGACCCTTTGTGATTTTTGGTTTGTTTGGATTTCTGTGGGTGCTGGTGTGGATATCTGCTATAACGGGAACTCCTGGTGAACATCCTCAAATATCAGCATATGAACTAGAGTATATAACAAAGGGTCAGAAATTGGTGAAACCTCAAGTTCAAGGTGAAAAACTAAAAAAGATCCCTCCGTTTAGAAACCTACTTTCTAAATGGCCGACCTGGGCTTTAATTTCTGCAAATGCTATGCATAGCTGG GGCTATTTCGTCATCCTTTCATGGATGCCAGTGTATTTCAAAACC ATATTTCATGTCAATCTGAGAGAAGCTGCATGGTTTAGTGCAATTCCCTGGGTCATGATGGCAGTTTTAGGTTATGTGGCTGGTGTTGTATCAGACACACTTATCCGAAATGGCACAAGCATTACTTTAACTCGGAAGATAATGCAG ACAATTGGCTTTGTGGGTCCTGGTATTGCTCTTATTGGTTTAAATGCAGCAAAGAGTCCAGCCATTGCTTCAGCTTGGCTAACTATTGCTGTTGGTTTGAAGTCCTTTGGTCACTCAGGATTCCTTGTAAATTTTCAG GAGATCGCCCCACAATATGCTGGAGTGCTACATG GAATGGCAAATACGTCCGGAACATTTGCTGCCATTTTAGGAACTATTGGAGCAGGATTCTTTGTTGATCGGATGGGTTCTTTCCGTGGATTTTTAACGTTAACATCACTTCTATATTTCAGCAGTGCCCTGTTCTGGGATATCTTTGCTACTGGAGAGCGTGTTGATTTTGATGGCACTAGCTAG
- the LOC125545310 gene encoding calmodulin-binding receptor-like cytoplasmic kinase 2 isoform X1 → MRAARHRALGTGHGGDLSASNHEFQKDPVFSRASTYTVRSGVAEKKARSRGSFWEEAATMIARACTSCFAPRESKIREGPVKTPEDAHDVSTSSTVSRISSVSSTSTSQNKSWPDQFSFQEVCLATSNFSEQNKIGKGNFGTVYKAKLRDGSIIAVKRAKKNMFDRHLSAEFRSEIQILSKVEHLNLVKFLGHLEHQDERLILVEYISNGTLREHLDGSRGQPLELSQRLNIAIDIAHAVAYLHGYTDNPIIHRDIKPSNILLTDQLRAKVSDFGFARLSPYDTEATHISTMVKGTVGYVDPEYLNTNHLTERSDVYSFGVLLVELITGRRPVERNRGRQQRLSTEWALRKCREGDVVVAMDPRMRRTSAAVAAVERVMALAAECAAMERAARPAMRRCAEVLWSVRRDFQHEQQRAAGAGAGAGTRRRDGPTATYGSSCMEQ, encoded by the exons ATGCGGGCAGCACGCCATCGAGCACTCGGCACGGGCCATGGAGGAGACCTCTCTGCCTCCAACCATGAGTTTCAGAAAGATCCTGTCTTCTCCAGGGCATCCACGTATACAGTTCGTTCCGGGGTGGCCGAGAAGAAGGCCAGGAGCAGAGGATCATTCTGGGAAGAAGCTGCTACGATGATTGCCCGAGCTTGCACAAGCTGCTTCGCTCCTCGCGAATCTAAAATTAGGGAGGGCCCTGTCAAAACCCCCGAAGATGCTCATGATGTGTCCACTAGTTCCA CAGTCTCAAGAATTTCATCAGTAAGCAGCACAAGCACTAGTCAAAACAAGTCATGGCCAGACCAGTTCTCATTTCAGGAAGTTTGCCTGGCTACTTCAAACTTCAGTGAACAAAACAAAATTGGGAAAGGAAATTTTGGCACTGTGTATAAGGCGAAGCTCAGGGATGGATCCATCATAGCCGTAAAGCGAGCTAAGAAG AATATGTTTGACAGGCACCTATCTGCAGAGTTCAGGAGTGAAATCCAGATATTATCGAAGGTCGAACATTTAAACTTGGTGAAGTTTCTCGGGCACCTGGAGCATCAGGATGAGCGCTTGATTCTGGTTGAGTATATCAGCAACGGAACACTACGTGAACACTTGGATG GATCAAGAGGGCAACCATTGGAACTTTCACAGCGTCTCAACATTGCCATCGACATAGCTCATGCAGTTGCCTACTTACATGGATACACAG ACAACCCAATCATCCACCGTGATATCAAGCCGTCCAACATTCTCCTAACAGATCAGCTGAGAGCAAAGGTGTCCGATTTCGGCTTTGCGCGCCTATCCCCGTACGACACCGAAGCAACCCACATCTCAACAATGGTGAAGGGCACGGTAGGGTACGTCGACCCCGAGTACCTGAACACGAACCACCTCACTGAACGCAGCGACGTCTACTCCTTCGGCGTCCTCCTCGTCGAGCTCATCACCGGCCGGCGACCCGTAGAGCGCAACCGCGGCCGCCAGCAACGCCTCAGCACCGAATGG GCGCTGCGGAAGTGCAGGGAGGGCGACGTGGTGGTGGCGATGGACCCCCGGATGCGCAGGACCAGCGCGGCGGTCGCGGCCGTGGAGAGGGTGATGGCGCTGGCGGCCGAGTGCGCGGCCATGGAGCGCGCGGCGCGGCCGGCCATGCGGCGGTGCGCCGAGGTGCTCTGGTCTGTCAGGCGCGACTTCCAGCACGAGCAGCAGCGCGCCGCGGGCGCAGGCGCGGGAGCGGGAACGAGGCGGCGAGATGGGCCCACCGCCACGTACGGGTCGTCGTGTATGGAACAGTAG
- the LOC125545310 gene encoding calmodulin-binding receptor-like cytoplasmic kinase 2 isoform X2 → MRAARHRALGTGHGGDLSASNHEFQKDPVFSRASTYTVRSGVAEKKARSRGSFWEEAATMIARACTSCFAPRESKIREGPVKTPEDAHDVSTSSISRISSVSSTSTSQNKSWPDQFSFQEVCLATSNFSEQNKIGKGNFGTVYKAKLRDGSIIAVKRAKKNMFDRHLSAEFRSEIQILSKVEHLNLVKFLGHLEHQDERLILVEYISNGTLREHLDGSRGQPLELSQRLNIAIDIAHAVAYLHGYTDNPIIHRDIKPSNILLTDQLRAKVSDFGFARLSPYDTEATHISTMVKGTVGYVDPEYLNTNHLTERSDVYSFGVLLVELITGRRPVERNRGRQQRLSTEWALRKCREGDVVVAMDPRMRRTSAAVAAVERVMALAAECAAMERAARPAMRRCAEVLWSVRRDFQHEQQRAAGAGAGAGTRRRDGPTATYGSSCMEQ, encoded by the exons ATGCGGGCAGCACGCCATCGAGCACTCGGCACGGGCCATGGAGGAGACCTCTCTGCCTCCAACCATGAGTTTCAGAAAGATCCTGTCTTCTCCAGGGCATCCACGTATACAGTTCGTTCCGGGGTGGCCGAGAAGAAGGCCAGGAGCAGAGGATCATTCTGGGAAGAAGCTGCTACGATGATTGCCCGAGCTTGCACAAGCTGCTTCGCTCCTCGCGAATCTAAAATTAGGGAGGGCCCTGTCAAAACCCCCGAAGATGCTCATGATGTGTCCACTAGTTCCA TCTCAAGAATTTCATCAGTAAGCAGCACAAGCACTAGTCAAAACAAGTCATGGCCAGACCAGTTCTCATTTCAGGAAGTTTGCCTGGCTACTTCAAACTTCAGTGAACAAAACAAAATTGGGAAAGGAAATTTTGGCACTGTGTATAAGGCGAAGCTCAGGGATGGATCCATCATAGCCGTAAAGCGAGCTAAGAAG AATATGTTTGACAGGCACCTATCTGCAGAGTTCAGGAGTGAAATCCAGATATTATCGAAGGTCGAACATTTAAACTTGGTGAAGTTTCTCGGGCACCTGGAGCATCAGGATGAGCGCTTGATTCTGGTTGAGTATATCAGCAACGGAACACTACGTGAACACTTGGATG GATCAAGAGGGCAACCATTGGAACTTTCACAGCGTCTCAACATTGCCATCGACATAGCTCATGCAGTTGCCTACTTACATGGATACACAG ACAACCCAATCATCCACCGTGATATCAAGCCGTCCAACATTCTCCTAACAGATCAGCTGAGAGCAAAGGTGTCCGATTTCGGCTTTGCGCGCCTATCCCCGTACGACACCGAAGCAACCCACATCTCAACAATGGTGAAGGGCACGGTAGGGTACGTCGACCCCGAGTACCTGAACACGAACCACCTCACTGAACGCAGCGACGTCTACTCCTTCGGCGTCCTCCTCGTCGAGCTCATCACCGGCCGGCGACCCGTAGAGCGCAACCGCGGCCGCCAGCAACGCCTCAGCACCGAATGG GCGCTGCGGAAGTGCAGGGAGGGCGACGTGGTGGTGGCGATGGACCCCCGGATGCGCAGGACCAGCGCGGCGGTCGCGGCCGTGGAGAGGGTGATGGCGCTGGCGGCCGAGTGCGCGGCCATGGAGCGCGCGGCGCGGCCGGCCATGCGGCGGTGCGCCGAGGTGCTCTGGTCTGTCAGGCGCGACTTCCAGCACGAGCAGCAGCGCGCCGCGGGCGCAGGCGCGGGAGCGGGAACGAGGCGGCGAGATGGGCCCACCGCCACGTACGGGTCGTCGTGTATGGAACAGTAG